In Carassius gibelio isolate Cgi1373 ecotype wild population from Czech Republic chromosome B13, carGib1.2-hapl.c, whole genome shotgun sequence, one genomic interval encodes:
- the LOC127970509 gene encoding heat shock protein 30-like has protein sequence MGMDWPVRSLWPEITSLYRHGEELQELKRSLEQLEKLQDKILEEIQLMPPSQEIYPVACTMEKEGSGFALTLDTKDFSPEELSVRQVGRKLHVSGKSEKKQEDGKGSYSFRTQEFRRVFDLPQGVNPEALTCSMADGKLYIQAPVNQPSDAAERMLPIDCQTVKTTQPETADTSTTQTTVNNPESTEHRVQPSAGQS, from the coding sequence ATGGGAATGGACTGGCCAGTGCGCAGTCTCTGGCCGGAGATCACATCTCTTTACAGACACGGAGAGGAACTGCAGGAGCTGAAGAGAAGCCTGGAGCAGCTGGAGAAACTTCAGGATAAGATCCTTGAGGAGATCCAACTGATGCCACCCTCACAGGAGATCTACCCAGTGGCCTGCACAATGGAGAAAGAGGGAAGCGGCTTTGCTTTGACGCTGGACACTAAAGACTTTTCCCCAGAAGAACTGTCAGTCAGACAGGTGGGCAGGAAGCTGCATGTCAGCGGAAAGAGTGAGAAGAAGCAGGAGGATGGGAAGGGCTCGTACTCTTTCAGAACCCAAGAGTTCAGGCGGGTGTTTGATCTTCCTCAAGGAGTGAATCCTGAGGCGTTGACCTGCTCCATGGCTGATGGAAAGCTCTATATACAGGCACCAGTAAATCAGCCGTCAGATGCCGCTGAGAGGATGCTGCCCATTGACTGTCAAACTGTGAAGACAACGCAGCCGGAGACAGCCGACACCAGCACCACCCAGACGACAGTCAACAATCCTGAAAGCACTGAGCACAGAGTACAACCCTCAGCTGGACAATcttaa